In Rodentibacter haemolyticus, the DNA window ATAATAGTGTAGATGAAGCCCTTGCCGGGTTTGCAACAAAAATCGAAGTCATTTTACACGCTGATCAATCCATTGAAGTGATTGATAACGGTCGCGGTATGCCGGTGGATATTCACCCGACTGAAGGCGTTTCCGGTGTAGAAGTTATCCTCACCAAACTGCACGCAGGCGGTAAATTTTCGAATAAAAATTATGAGTTTGCCGGTGGCTTGCACGGTGTGGGGATTTCCGTGGTAAATGCCCTCTCTGAGCGTGTAGATATTCAAGTTAAACGCAATGGCGAGGTGTATAAAATCGCCTTTGAAAATGGTGTAAAAGTAGAAGAATTGGACGTTATCGGTACATGCGGCAGACGCACCACCGGTACAACAGTACATTTCAAACCCAATCCCAAATATTTTGACAGCGCAAAATTTTCCGTAAGCCGTTTACGTCATTTATTACGTGCAAAAGCCGTTCTTTGTTCAGGACTTGAAATCAAATTTATCGACAAGGTCAACAACACACAAGATGTATGGTTGTATGAAGACGGTTTATCCGATTATCTCATTGAAGCCGTTAATGGCTATGAAACTTTGCCGCAAAAACCCTTTGTGGGCGAATTTAAAAGCTCAAACGAAGCCGTTAGTTGGGCATTGCTATGGTTGCCTGAAGGCGGTGAACTCATTGGTGAAAGCTATGTAAATCTTATTCCCACCATTCAAGGCGGCACGCATGTCAACGGATTACGTCAGGGCTTACTTGATGCGATGCGTGAATTTTGTGAATTCCGCAATTTATTGCCACGTGGCGTAAAACTGACCGCAGATGATATTTGGGATCGTTGTTCTTATATCCTCTCACTCAAAATGCAGGATGCGCAATTTGCCGGGCAAACCAAAGAACGCTTATCATCACGCCAAAGTGCGGTCTTTGTAAGCGGTGTTTTAAAAGATTCATTTAGCTTATGGCTCAATCAAAATGTGCAAGATGCCGAAAAACTTGCCGAAATGGCGATAAGTTCTGCACAACGCCGTTTACGTGCCGCCAAAAAAGTGGTGCGTAAAAAATTAGTCAGCGGCCCTGCGTTACCGGGTAAATTAGCCGATTGCGCTTCACAAGATTTAGAAAAGACCGAACTTTTTTTAGTGGAAGGTGATTCCGCCGGCGGTTCGGCAAAACAAGCCCGTGATCGTGAATATCAGGCAATCTTGCCATTACGCGGGAAAATTCTAAATACCTGGGAAGTCTCGCCGGAACAAGTGTTAGGCTCGACCGAAATTCACGACATTGCCGTAGCGCTTGGAATCGATCCGGACAGTGATGATTTGTCTCAACTGCGTTACGGTAAAGTTTGTATTCTTGCCGATGCGGATTCAGACGGCTTACATATTGCCACCTTGCTTTGCGCACTCTTTCTACGCCATTTCCCTAAACTGGTGCAAGACGGACACGTTTATGTGGCAATGCCGCCGCTTTATCGCATCGATTTGAACAAAGAAGTCTTCTACGCCTTAGATGAAAGTGAAAAAGAGGCTATTTTAGATCGCTTAAAAACCAAAAAAGGCAAGCCGAACGTACAACGCTTTAAAGGTTTGGGTGAAATGAATCCGTCTCAATTACGTGAAACGACAATGGATCCGAATACCCGCCGCCTTGTGCAGCTCACTTATAATTTGGGTGAAGATCAAGATTCGGA includes these proteins:
- the parE gene encoding DNA topoisomerase IV subunit B, with translation MTTNYSAQEITVLKDLEPVQVRPGMYTDTTRPNHLAQEVIDNSVDEALAGFATKIEVILHADQSIEVIDNGRGMPVDIHPTEGVSGVEVILTKLHAGGKFSNKNYEFAGGLHGVGISVVNALSERVDIQVKRNGEVYKIAFENGVKVEELDVIGTCGRRTTGTTVHFKPNPKYFDSAKFSVSRLRHLLRAKAVLCSGLEIKFIDKVNNTQDVWLYEDGLSDYLIEAVNGYETLPQKPFVGEFKSSNEAVSWALLWLPEGGELIGESYVNLIPTIQGGTHVNGLRQGLLDAMREFCEFRNLLPRGVKLTADDIWDRCSYILSLKMQDAQFAGQTKERLSSRQSAVFVSGVLKDSFSLWLNQNVQDAEKLAEMAISSAQRRLRAAKKVVRKKLVSGPALPGKLADCASQDLEKTELFLVEGDSAGGSAKQARDREYQAILPLRGKILNTWEVSPEQVLGSTEIHDIAVALGIDPDSDDLSQLRYGKVCILADADSDGLHIATLLCALFLRHFPKLVQDGHVYVAMPPLYRIDLNKEVFYALDESEKEAILDRLKTKKGKPNVQRFKGLGEMNPSQLRETTMDPNTRRLVQLTYNLGEDQDSETLELMDMLLAKKRSEDRKTWLQAKGDQVDLVV